The Accipiter gentilis chromosome 7, bAccGen1.1, whole genome shotgun sequence genome includes a region encoding these proteins:
- the DTX1 gene encoding E3 ubiquitin-protein ligase DTX1 codes for MARQGSGAMLASGGLGFPPQNLARVVVWEWLNEHGRWRPYSAAVCHHIENVLKEDARGSVVLGQVDVQLAPYVIDLQSMHQFRQDTGTMRPVRRNFYDPSSAPGKGIVWEWENDNSSWTPYDMDICITIQNAYEKQHPWLDLSSLGFCYLIYFSSMSQMNRQTQRKRRLRRRMDLAYPLTMGSIPKSQSWPVGASTGTPCSCPQCLLVNSTRAASNAILASQRRKLYPGAVRQSSTFAGAALWPAGTGTATVAGGTAKGEGLRVPGGAFAPNQNVPGGVPLPGLNNLNQPGTQRGAGLGARATVPPGVPALPVKNLNGTGPVHPALAGMTGILMCAAGLPVCLTRAPKPILHPPPVSKSDIKPVPGVNGICRKTKKKHLKKSKTPEDVVRRYIQKVKNPPDEDCTICMERLVTSSGYEGVLSHRGIKPEVVGKLGKCGHMYHLLCLLAMYNNGNKDGSLQCPTCKAIYGEKTGTQPPGKMEFHLIPHSLPGYTDSKTIRIVYDIPTGIQGPEHPNPGKKFTARGFPRHCYLPDNEKGRKVLKLLIVAWDRRLIFTIGTSNTTGESDTVVWNEIHHKTEFGSNLTGHGYPDPNYLDNVLAELLAQGVSEATLKD; via the exons ATGGCGCGACAAGGTTCGGGGGCCATGCTGGCCTCCGGTGGCCTGGGttttcccccccaaaacctgGCCCGTGTGGTGGTGTGGGAGTGGCTGAACGAGCACGGGCGCTGGCGGCCCTACTCGGCTGCCGTCTGCCACCACATCGAGAACGTGCTGAAGGAGGACGCCCGTGGCAGCGTAGTGCTGGGCCAGGTCGACGTCCAGCTGGCGCCCTACGTCATCGACCTCCAGTCCATGCACCAGTTCCGGCAGGACACGG GGACCATGCGCCCCGTACGGAGGAACTTCTACGACCCGTCCTCGGCCCCGGGGAAGGGCATCGTGTGGGAGTGGGAGAACGACAACAGCTCCTGGACACCCTACGACATGGACATCTGCATCACCATCCAGAACGCCTACGAGAAGCAGCACCCCTGGCTGGACCTCTCCTCCCTGGGCTTCTGCTACCTCATCTACTTCAGCAGCATGTCCCAAATGAACCGGCAAACCCAACGCAAGCGCCGGCTCCGGCGTCGCATGGACCTGGCGTATCCCCTCACCATGGGCTCTATCCCCAAGTCGCAGTCGTGGCCGGTGGGCGCCAGCACGGGGACACCCTGCTCCTGCCCGCAGTGCCTGCTGGTCAACAGCACCCGCGCCGCCTCCAACGCCATCCTGGCTTCCCAACGCCGCAAGCTCTACCCGGGTGCCGTCCGCCAGAGCAGCACCTTTGCCGGGGCGGCTCTATGgccggcggggacggggacggccaCGGTAGCGGGTGGCACGGCCAAGGGCGAGGGGTTGCGGGTGCCCGGCGGGGCGTTTGCCCCCAACCAGAACGTGCCCGGCGGGGTGCCGCTGCCCGGGCTCAACAACCTCAACCAGCCCGGCACGCAGCGGGGGGCCGGACTCGGTGCCCGTGCCACCGTCCCGCCGGG GGTCCCAGCCCTCCCCGTCAAGAACCTGAACGGCACCGGCCCCGTCCATCCCGCCCTTGCAG GGATGACGGGAATCCTCATGTGTGCCGCCGGGCTGCCCGTCTGCCTGACCCGTGCCCCCAAACCCATCCTGCACCCACCGCCCGTCAGCAAGAGTGACATCAAACCCGTGCCCGGCGTCAACGGCATCTgcaggaaaaccaaaaagaagcaTCTCAAAAAGA GCAAGACCCCCGAGGACGTGGTGCGCCGCTACATCCAGAAGGTGAAGAACCCCCCAGATGAG GATTGCACCATCTGCATGGAGCGGCTGGTCACCTCCTCCGGCTACGAAGGTGTCCTCAGCCACAGGGGCATCAAGCCGGAGGTGGTGGGCAAGCTGGGCAAGTGCGGGCACATGTAccacctcctctgcctcctgGCCATGTACAACAACGGCAACAAG GACGGCAGCCTGCAGTGCCCCACCTGTAAGGCCATTTACGGGGAGAAGACGGGCACGCAGCCCCCCGGGAAGATGGAGTTCCACCTCATCCCCCACTCCCTCCCGGGTTACACCGACTCCAAAACCATCCGGATCGTCTACGACATCCCCACCGGCATCCAG GGCCCAGAGCACCCCAATCCCGGCAAGAAGTTCACGGCACGTGGCTTCCCACGGCACTGCTACCTGCCCGACAACGAGAAGGGCAGGAAG GTGCTTAAGCTGTTGATCGTGGCCTGGGACCGGCGGCTCATCTTCACCATCGGCACCTCCAACACCACGGGGGAGTCGGACACGGTGGTGTGGAACGAGATCCACCACAAGACCGAGTTCGGCTCCAACCTGACGGGCCACGGCTACCCCGACCCCAACTACCTGGACAACGtcctggctgagctgctggcccAGGGCGTCTCTGAGGCCACCCTGAAGGACTGA